A section of the Ruania halotolerans genome encodes:
- a CDS encoding HNH endonuclease, translating into MTSTPAPTLDPAAAPDGSSVRAVAREAQVRLAAAAVGEDELTRLTNAERVDLLRELEDLVGSAAAVQARLAADLDVAVRAERAVAGVPAERRGAGVAAQVALARRVSPARGSQYLGMGKALARELPHTMAALAAGELSEWRAMLLVRESTCLTLEDRGAFDAQLCADPARFTGWGDKRFIAEARALTARLDQAALVRRAAKAEADRRVTIRPAPDTMAQVTSLLPVAQGVAVYAALSRRADELRAQGDARARGQIMADTLVERVTGLSCAEGVPVHVNVVMTDRALLDGADDPADVNDYGVVPSRWARNLIVRAEQLQGKQQQERACQHNGAREGPDAAGGLGVWVRRLFTQPRSGELVAMQSRARRAPAGLAAFIRARDRTCRTPWCDASIRHTDHIVDYADGGPTEAEYLQGLCEACNYAKLAPGWSARPVERRDSSLVHTVVTRTPTGHTYASRAPVPPGPLERPESPLAPCTEADEWAELYAIEMQQAYLRERAPARTDQAIRHSVHAEHGQWSEHGVRAGRGVDAERGSDTRPAVLGRRGKRADRDDRDDRDDRAA; encoded by the coding sequence ATGACGTCGACACCCGCTCCTACACTGGATCCGGCCGCAGCGCCGGATGGGTCCAGTGTGCGGGCGGTGGCGCGGGAAGCACAGGTTCGATTGGCCGCCGCGGCTGTGGGTGAGGATGAACTCACTCGACTGACGAACGCCGAGCGGGTGGACCTGCTGCGCGAGTTGGAGGATCTGGTCGGCTCGGCAGCAGCTGTTCAGGCTCGCCTCGCGGCTGACCTGGACGTAGCGGTGCGAGCCGAGCGCGCGGTGGCGGGCGTGCCGGCCGAGCGTCGCGGCGCCGGGGTGGCCGCGCAGGTGGCGTTGGCCCGGCGAGTCTCTCCCGCGCGAGGCAGCCAGTATCTCGGGATGGGGAAGGCGCTCGCGAGGGAGCTGCCGCACACGATGGCCGCGCTGGCAGCGGGTGAGCTGAGCGAATGGCGGGCCATGCTCCTGGTGCGCGAGTCCACCTGCCTCACGCTTGAGGACCGCGGGGCATTCGATGCGCAGCTGTGTGCCGATCCGGCCCGGTTCACCGGCTGGGGTGACAAGCGGTTCATCGCGGAAGCGCGAGCATTGACCGCCCGGCTCGACCAGGCAGCGCTGGTGCGGCGGGCTGCGAAGGCAGAGGCTGACCGGCGGGTGACGATCCGCCCGGCGCCGGACACGATGGCTCAGGTCACCAGCCTGCTGCCCGTGGCTCAGGGCGTGGCCGTGTACGCGGCGCTTAGCCGGAGGGCTGATGAGTTGCGCGCCCAGGGCGATGCGCGGGCGCGGGGGCAGATCATGGCGGACACCTTGGTGGAGCGGGTCACGGGGCTCTCGTGCGCTGAGGGGGTGCCAGTGCATGTGAACGTGGTGATGACGGACCGGGCCCTGCTCGATGGTGCCGACGACCCTGCCGATGTCAACGACTATGGAGTGGTTCCGTCCCGTTGGGCACGGAACCTGATCGTGCGCGCTGAACAGCTGCAAGGGAAGCAGCAGCAGGAGCGAGCCTGCCAGCACAACGGTGCTCGAGAAGGGCCGGATGCCGCAGGCGGTCTGGGGGTGTGGGTGCGGCGCTTGTTCACGCAGCCGAGGAGCGGTGAGCTGGTGGCGATGCAGTCGCGCGCTCGTCGGGCGCCGGCCGGACTGGCAGCATTCATCAGGGCCCGTGACCGAACCTGCCGCACACCGTGGTGCGATGCCTCGATCCGACATACCGACCATATCGTTGACTATGCCGACGGTGGGCCTACCGAGGCCGAGTACCTCCAGGGTCTGTGTGAGGCTTGCAACTACGCCAAACTGGCGCCTGGCTGGTCGGCTCGCCCGGTCGAGCGCCGTGATTCCTCCCTGGTGCACACCGTCGTCACTCGCACTCCCACGGGGCACACCTACGCTTCCCGGGCGCCTGTACCGCCGGGGCCGCTGGAACGACCGGAATCGCCGCTGGCCCCGTGCACCGAGGCGGACGAATGGGCTGAGTTGTACGCCATTGAGATGCAGCAGGCGTATCTGCGTGAGCGAGCGCCTGCCCGGACGGACCAGGCGATCCGGCACAGCGTCCACGCGGAGCATGGCCAATGGTCGGAGCACGGCGTCCGCGCGGGGCGCGGCGTTGATGCTGAGCGTGGCTCTGATACTCGCCCCGCGGTCCTGGGCAGACGTGGCAAGCGGGCTGACCGCGATGACCGAGATGACCGCGATGACCGCGCGGCGTGA
- the pepN gene encoding aminopeptidase N produces the protein MPGTNLTRDEAATRAALLTVDSYTIDLNLTGSDTHFASTTVIRFSCSQPGAATFADLVGAEAHQITLNGAELDPAAVYRDSRILLRDLAEQNELRVVATLPYSRTGEGLHRFVDPADGRVYTYTQFEVPDARRVYTTFEQPDLKSVFTFTVTAPQRWRVISNAPTPEPAPAGEGTATWSFPTTERMSTYITALVAGEYHEVLDSYEGAHGTISLGHYCRQSLAEHLDVETLLRITKQGFAFFEETFGVPYAFGKYDQLYVPEYNMGAMENAGAVTFRDEYLPRSRQTHSFYQQRANTILHEMAHMWFGDLVTMKWWDDLWLNESFAEWASHHAMASATEYTEVWTAFTNARKNWAYRQDQLPSTHPIAADNHDLEAVEVNFDGITYAKGASTLKQLVAWVGLEEFLAGLRAYFTEHAFSNTEFTDLLHALEASSGRELASWADEWLKTSGVNTLAPEFTIADGGAYDSFTVRQSAASEFPTLRRHRIGIGLYDLTGGVLTLRERVEVDVQGEETAIEELVGKAQPDLLLLNDGDLTYAKIRLDERSLATAVTHIQDSPDSLTRALLWGAAWDMTRDAQMPVATFVDLVLAGIGTESDLTAVGRLPASVRTAIELYTDPAERDGLRSTWEAGLRDLLMQAAPGSDHQLTFTRALAAAAQTPASLDLIAALLDGSTALEGLSVDTDLRWALLTGLTRTGRAGEEQIAAEQARDTTISGQERAAMARAVRPDAEAKAQAWRDAIERDDVANETQRQIALGFATLGQADLLAPYLERYLTTAETIWEDKGVQRASTALTYMFPLPLASAEAVDRVTQWLVSSPANPAAKRFVREGLDDMQRALRAQARSRQS, from the coding sequence ATGCCTGGAACTAATCTCACGCGAGACGAGGCCGCTACCCGCGCCGCCCTCCTCACCGTCGACTCGTACACCATCGATCTGAACCTGACCGGTTCGGACACCCACTTCGCAAGCACCACCGTGATCCGGTTCTCCTGCTCGCAACCCGGCGCCGCTACCTTCGCTGATCTCGTGGGCGCCGAAGCCCACCAGATCACCCTGAACGGCGCCGAACTCGACCCGGCCGCCGTCTACCGTGATTCCCGCATCCTGCTACGTGACCTGGCCGAGCAGAACGAGCTGCGCGTGGTGGCGACGCTGCCGTACTCCCGCACCGGAGAGGGACTGCACCGATTCGTCGACCCCGCCGACGGCCGGGTCTACACCTATACCCAGTTCGAGGTGCCGGACGCCCGCCGCGTGTACACCACCTTCGAGCAGCCCGACCTGAAGTCCGTCTTCACCTTCACCGTCACGGCACCGCAGCGGTGGCGGGTCATCTCCAACGCACCCACCCCTGAGCCTGCCCCCGCTGGCGAGGGCACCGCCACCTGGTCCTTTCCCACTACCGAGCGGATGTCCACATACATCACTGCGCTCGTGGCGGGCGAGTACCACGAGGTGCTCGACTCCTACGAGGGTGCCCACGGCACCATCTCGCTGGGCCACTACTGCCGCCAGTCCCTGGCCGAACACCTGGACGTCGAGACCTTGCTGCGCATCACCAAGCAGGGCTTCGCCTTCTTCGAGGAGACCTTCGGCGTTCCCTACGCCTTCGGCAAATACGACCAGCTGTATGTGCCGGAGTACAACATGGGCGCGATGGAGAACGCCGGCGCGGTCACCTTCCGGGACGAGTACCTACCCCGCTCACGGCAGACCCACTCCTTCTACCAGCAGCGCGCGAACACGATCCTGCACGAGATGGCGCACATGTGGTTCGGGGATCTCGTCACCATGAAGTGGTGGGACGACCTGTGGCTGAACGAGTCCTTCGCCGAGTGGGCTTCGCACCACGCGATGGCCAGCGCCACCGAGTACACCGAGGTATGGACTGCCTTCACGAATGCTCGCAAGAACTGGGCCTACCGGCAGGATCAGCTGCCCTCCACGCACCCGATCGCCGCGGACAATCATGACCTGGAGGCCGTGGAGGTCAACTTTGACGGAATCACCTACGCCAAAGGTGCCTCCACGCTGAAGCAGCTGGTGGCCTGGGTGGGACTGGAGGAGTTCCTCGCCGGGCTTCGCGCGTATTTCACCGAGCATGCCTTCTCCAACACCGAGTTCACCGATCTACTCCACGCGCTGGAGGCCTCCTCCGGCCGCGAACTCGCCTCGTGGGCAGATGAATGGCTGAAGACGTCCGGGGTGAACACCCTCGCCCCGGAGTTCACGATCGCCGACGGCGGTGCGTACGACTCCTTCACGGTGCGCCAGAGTGCAGCATCGGAGTTCCCCACGCTGCGCCGTCACCGGATCGGGATCGGCCTGTACGACCTGACGGGCGGCGTCCTCACCCTGCGCGAGCGCGTGGAGGTGGACGTGCAGGGAGAAGAGACGGCGATCGAGGAATTGGTCGGCAAGGCCCAGCCGGACCTGCTGCTGCTCAACGACGGCGACCTCACCTACGCCAAGATCCGATTGGACGAGCGTTCCCTGGCCACCGCGGTCACTCACATCCAGGATTCGCCGGACTCTCTCACCCGGGCCCTCCTGTGGGGTGCGGCCTGGGATATGACCCGCGACGCCCAGATGCCGGTGGCCACCTTCGTGGACCTGGTGCTGGCCGGGATCGGCACCGAGTCCGACCTGACCGCCGTAGGTCGCCTTCCTGCATCGGTACGCACCGCGATCGAGCTCTACACCGACCCAGCTGAGCGCGACGGACTTCGCAGCACCTGGGAGGCGGGACTGCGTGATCTCCTCATGCAGGCGGCCCCGGGCAGCGACCACCAGCTCACCTTCACCCGCGCGCTGGCAGCCGCGGCGCAGACGCCGGCCAGCCTCGATCTGATCGCCGCACTCCTGGACGGATCGACGGCGCTTGAGGGGTTGAGCGTGGATACGGATCTGCGCTGGGCGCTGCTGACCGGGCTGACCCGCACCGGCCGTGCCGGCGAAGAGCAGATCGCGGCTGAACAGGCTCGGGACACCACCATCTCCGGGCAGGAGCGTGCCGCGATGGCACGCGCCGTCCGCCCGGATGCCGAGGCGAAGGCCCAGGCATGGCGCGATGCCATCGAACGGGACGACGTCGCCAACGAGACCCAGCGCCAGATCGCCCTGGGCTTCGCCACACTCGGACAGGCAGATCTACTCGCTCCCTACCTCGAGCGGTACCTGACCACCGCCGAGACCATCTGGGAAGACAAGGGCGTGCAGCGAGCCTCGACGGCGCTCACGTACATGTTCCCGCTGCCGTTGGCCTCCGCCGAGGCGGTGGACCGGGTCACCCAGTGGCTGGTCTCATCACCGGCGAATCCGGCCGCGAAACGGTTCGTGCGCGAGGGGCTCGACGATATGCAGCGGGCGCTGAGGGCGCAGGCGCGGTCACGGCAGTCCTAG
- a CDS encoding class II fumarate hydratase: MTQEIEYRIEHDTMGEVKVPKNATYRAQTQRAVQNFQISGSGISRHHIAALAHIKRAAAQANAELGVLDEARAEAIGAAADRVISGEFDHDFPIDVFQTGSGTSSNMNANEVIATLASTEALDVHPNDHVNASQSSNDTFPASIHIAATQAVIEELLPGLDTLAQSLEAKSEEFAGVVKSGRTHLMDATPVTLGQEFGGYAQQIRNGIARVNAALPRLAELPLGGTAVGTGINTPPGFAPRVIELIAERTGLPLTEAPNHFEAQGAQDSLVETSGQLRTIAVSLAKICNDIRWMGSGPRTGLGEIALPDLQPGSSIMPGKVNPVIPEATLMVSAQVIGNDAAIAFAGASGSFELNVMLPVLARNILESITLLANASTHLATKCVDGITANEERALQLAESSPSIVTPLNRHIGYEAAAKIAKHSVAEGITIRQAVEDLGYVERGEITPEILDAALDVSSMTHP, translated from the coding sequence ATGACGCAGGAGATCGAGTACCGCATCGAGCACGACACGATGGGCGAGGTGAAAGTTCCGAAGAACGCCACCTACCGGGCGCAGACCCAACGGGCGGTACAGAACTTCCAGATCTCCGGAAGCGGGATTTCCCGGCACCACATCGCTGCGCTCGCTCACATCAAGCGCGCCGCCGCGCAAGCCAACGCGGAACTCGGTGTACTCGACGAGGCGCGGGCTGAGGCCATTGGCGCCGCTGCGGACCGGGTGATCAGTGGCGAGTTCGACCACGACTTCCCGATCGACGTCTTCCAGACCGGTTCGGGCACCTCCTCGAATATGAACGCCAACGAGGTGATCGCCACCCTCGCCAGCACCGAGGCCCTCGACGTGCACCCGAACGACCACGTGAACGCCTCGCAGTCCTCCAATGACACCTTCCCGGCGTCGATCCACATCGCCGCGACGCAGGCGGTGATCGAGGAGCTCCTGCCGGGGCTCGACACTCTGGCGCAGTCCCTGGAGGCGAAGTCGGAGGAGTTCGCCGGTGTGGTCAAGTCCGGCCGCACGCACCTGATGGATGCCACCCCGGTCACCCTCGGGCAGGAGTTCGGCGGGTACGCCCAGCAGATCCGCAACGGGATCGCCCGGGTGAACGCCGCCCTGCCGCGGCTGGCCGAGCTTCCGCTGGGTGGTACGGCGGTGGGGACCGGCATCAACACTCCGCCCGGCTTCGCGCCGCGAGTGATCGAGCTGATCGCCGAGCGCACCGGGCTGCCGCTGACCGAGGCACCGAACCACTTCGAGGCGCAGGGTGCCCAGGACTCACTCGTGGAGACCTCCGGGCAGTTGCGCACCATCGCCGTCTCCCTCGCGAAGATCTGCAATGACATCCGCTGGATGGGATCCGGACCCCGCACCGGACTCGGCGAGATCGCCCTGCCGGACCTGCAGCCGGGTTCCTCGATCATGCCGGGCAAGGTGAACCCGGTGATCCCGGAGGCCACCTTGATGGTCTCCGCGCAGGTGATCGGCAATGACGCCGCCATCGCGTTCGCGGGCGCCTCCGGTTCGTTCGAGCTGAACGTGATGCTGCCGGTGCTGGCCCGCAACATCCTGGAGTCGATCACCCTGCTCGCGAACGCCTCGACCCACCTGGCCACCAAATGTGTGGACGGGATCACGGCCAATGAGGAGCGCGCGTTGCAGCTGGCCGAATCCTCACCCTCGATCGTGACACCGCTGAACCGGCATATCGGATATGAGGCGGCCGCCAAGATCGCCAAGCACTCCGTGGCCGAGGGCATCACCATCCGCCAGGCGGTGGAGGATCTCGGCTATGTCGAGCGGGGCGAGATCACCCCGGAGATCCTGGATGCAGCGCTGGACGTTTCCTCGATGACGCATCCGTAA
- a CDS encoding class I SAM-dependent methyltransferase, translating into MSMQSTAVGTSDEPAAFDAERAAAFADRFVGSLDAAALVLMVSLGNRTGLLDTLADQNAPVTSTELARAAALDERYVREWLGGMVVGGIVAFDPADRTYRLPAEHAASLTSGAGVDDLSLFTRYMSLMGTIEPEIARVFRAGGGLGYEAYDTFQEIQRDETARVYDAVLVSGILPLAVSLVERLEAGVDVLDVGTGAGRAVTVMARAFPKSRFTGQDISTEGIGLARAEAEAWGLENAAFEIGDAAQISGRYDVVTAFDTIHDQARPAAVLAAIRGVLADDGVFLMGDIDLSSHLEENVGAPMAPLAFAFSVFHCMTVSLAYGGAGLGTAWGRQRAQEMLDGAGFGRVEVTKLDDDPLNVYYVARP; encoded by the coding sequence ATGTCTATGCAATCCACCGCCGTCGGCACTTCCGACGAGCCTGCCGCCTTCGATGCCGAGCGTGCCGCAGCTTTCGCCGATCGGTTCGTCGGCTCCCTCGACGCCGCTGCCCTCGTGTTGATGGTCAGCCTGGGGAATCGCACCGGGCTCCTCGACACCTTGGCCGACCAGAACGCTCCAGTGACGAGCACCGAACTCGCTCGCGCAGCCGCGCTCGACGAGCGATACGTGCGGGAGTGGCTCGGCGGCATGGTGGTGGGCGGGATCGTCGCCTTCGACCCAGCCGATCGCACGTACCGGTTGCCTGCCGAACATGCCGCCAGTCTGACCTCGGGCGCCGGGGTGGACGACCTCTCCCTGTTCACCCGGTACATGAGCCTGATGGGCACCATTGAGCCGGAGATCGCCCGCGTCTTCCGGGCTGGTGGAGGTCTCGGCTACGAGGCGTACGACACCTTCCAGGAGATCCAGCGGGACGAGACCGCACGGGTCTACGACGCCGTCCTGGTCTCCGGCATTCTCCCGCTCGCAGTTTCCCTGGTGGAGCGGCTGGAAGCGGGTGTCGATGTGCTTGATGTGGGCACCGGGGCCGGGCGTGCCGTCACCGTGATGGCGCGGGCTTTCCCGAAGAGCCGGTTCACTGGACAGGACATCTCCACCGAGGGAATCGGCCTGGCTCGGGCGGAAGCCGAGGCCTGGGGGCTCGAGAACGCGGCGTTCGAGATCGGCGATGCCGCGCAGATCAGTGGCCGCTATGACGTGGTCACCGCGTTCGACACCATCCACGATCAGGCCCGGCCGGCCGCTGTGCTTGCGGCGATCCGGGGAGTGCTTGCCGATGACGGGGTCTTCCTGATGGGCGATATCGACCTGTCCTCCCACCTCGAGGAGAACGTCGGCGCCCCGATGGCGCCGCTAGCCTTCGCGTTCTCGGTGTTCCACTGCATGACCGTCTCGCTCGCCTACGGGGGAGCAGGGCTGGGAACTGCGTGGGGGAGGCAGCGCGCGCAGGAGATGCTCGACGGTGCCGGGTTCGGCCGGGTCGAGGTGACCAAGCTGGATGACGACCCGCTGAACGTCTACTACGTGGCGCGGCCCTGA
- a CDS encoding response regulator transcription factor produces the protein MTNDLRTRAEALLAARQYAAARDAFDELLSRGEDPAALEGLATACRVLDDIPAARTALETAYRRRLDVEEVGAAAVDALTLADLTLEHAGAFSVARGWLARAAQLIESLPEESVHVHLAGMQAYLALAYDKDPVGARGHAVIAVEIARRLGTHKDILIGQAYLGLIDVMLGDLETGMHQLEPAALAAAAGELSVADAFDAYCLLLTACERLRDAGRVVEWAERAMAVAEAGGAAFIAAARTQYAIAMVLAGRWVEAEAALQKAVMEGQSRPLTVAMGLVTRARLRLRQGRLAQAHDDLLVAEREPYRRAVRHLVIASRAAHHLACGEAEPAADLAERYLRMVSPEDVVERIDGLDVLVRARLALGDVERAQRAGEELTRTAERVPTPGIRGTAVLCRARIIRDVHGPEAAVSHFEQAVDDLDEAGLAYETIEARIGLAEALRGCGHAGSARREAAQARVAAEMLGAAGAVRLAAQIEASLRPADGGALTSREVQVLRLAAQGMTNAEIAAHLVLSVRTVERHLSNIYLALGASGSAARSIAIAYAHRTILS, from the coding sequence GTGACGAACGACCTGCGCACCCGTGCTGAGGCGTTGCTTGCTGCACGGCAATACGCTGCCGCCCGGGACGCGTTCGACGAGCTCCTCTCCCGGGGCGAGGACCCTGCCGCCCTGGAAGGTCTGGCCACTGCGTGCCGAGTGCTGGACGACATCCCCGCTGCACGCACTGCGCTTGAGACAGCGTACCGGCGCAGACTCGACGTGGAGGAGGTCGGCGCCGCCGCCGTCGATGCGCTCACGCTGGCAGATCTGACTCTGGAACATGCGGGCGCCTTCTCAGTGGCCCGTGGCTGGCTCGCTCGCGCGGCTCAGCTGATCGAGAGCCTCCCCGAGGAGTCAGTGCACGTCCATCTCGCGGGGATGCAGGCCTATCTCGCGCTTGCCTACGACAAGGATCCCGTCGGCGCGCGGGGGCACGCCGTGATTGCCGTCGAGATCGCCCGGCGTCTCGGCACGCACAAGGACATCCTGATTGGCCAGGCCTATCTCGGGCTCATCGACGTGATGCTCGGTGATCTGGAAACCGGGATGCATCAACTTGAGCCCGCAGCGCTCGCAGCGGCAGCAGGGGAGCTTTCTGTGGCAGACGCGTTCGACGCGTACTGCCTCTTGCTGACAGCCTGTGAACGGCTTCGCGACGCCGGCCGAGTGGTGGAGTGGGCAGAACGGGCGATGGCAGTGGCCGAGGCGGGGGGCGCCGCGTTCATCGCCGCTGCACGGACGCAGTACGCCATTGCCATGGTGCTTGCGGGGCGGTGGGTTGAGGCAGAGGCTGCCCTGCAGAAAGCGGTCATGGAGGGGCAGAGTCGGCCGCTCACGGTAGCGATGGGCCTCGTCACCCGCGCGCGGCTGCGGCTGCGGCAGGGACGCCTGGCGCAGGCCCATGATGATCTGTTGGTGGCGGAACGGGAACCGTACCGGCGGGCGGTGCGACATCTGGTGATTGCCTCCCGTGCCGCCCATCACCTGGCCTGCGGCGAGGCTGAACCTGCTGCCGATCTGGCCGAGCGGTATCTGCGGATGGTCTCGCCCGAGGATGTGGTCGAACGGATCGACGGTCTGGACGTGCTGGTGCGCGCTCGTCTGGCCCTGGGCGATGTGGAACGGGCACAGCGGGCGGGCGAGGAGCTGACCCGCACGGCCGAGCGGGTGCCGACGCCCGGCATCCGCGGTACCGCCGTCCTGTGCCGCGCACGCATCATCCGGGACGTTCACGGGCCTGAGGCCGCGGTGTCGCACTTCGAACAGGCAGTGGATGACCTCGACGAGGCCGGCCTGGCGTACGAGACCATCGAAGCGCGGATCGGTCTGGCCGAGGCGCTCCGTGGCTGCGGGCACGCGGGGAGCGCACGGCGGGAGGCAGCCCAAGCCCGGGTGGCGGCCGAAATGCTGGGAGCGGCGGGGGCCGTCCGGCTTGCCGCACAGATCGAGGCGTCGTTGCGCCCAGCCGACGGCGGAGCCCTCACCTCGCGGGAGGTCCAGGTGTTGCGCCTGGCGGCGCAGGGTATGACGAACGCGGAGATCGCCGCGCACCTGGTGCTGTCCGTACGCACTGTGGAACGGCATCTGTCGAACATCTATCTCGCTCTGGGGGCGAGCGGATCGGCCGCGCGTTCGATCGCGATCGCCTACGCGCACCGGACGATTCTGAGCTGA
- a CDS encoding DUF1304 domain-containing protein codes for MQTVALVLATLAALMHVYIFVLESFAWDTPRGRATFGTTRDKAEATKELAYNQGFYNLFLALITAAGVLLVVMDMAAGAGPALLYAGTGSMALAALVLVTKNPQMARPAVIQGTVPALAVVLLTVALLTG; via the coding sequence ATGCAGACTGTCGCGCTCGTGCTCGCTACCCTCGCCGCCCTGATGCACGTCTACATCTTCGTGCTGGAGTCGTTCGCGTGGGACACTCCGCGCGGGCGGGCCACGTTCGGAACCACCCGTGACAAGGCCGAAGCCACCAAGGAGTTGGCCTACAACCAAGGCTTCTACAACCTGTTCCTGGCGCTGATCACCGCCGCCGGTGTGCTCCTCGTTGTCATGGACATGGCGGCCGGCGCCGGGCCCGCGCTCCTCTACGCCGGCACAGGATCGATGGCTCTCGCCGCCCTCGTCCTCGTCACCAAGAATCCCCAGATGGCGCGACCGGCCGTCATCCAAGGCACCGTGCCCGCGCTGGCCGTCGTCCTCCTCACCGTGGCGCTGCTGACGGGCTGA
- a CDS encoding GNAT family acetyltransferase: MTPELREARAEDASAVVNLWQACGLTRPWNDPHADFGAALATPDACVLVLADGAGNLYGTVLTGYDGHRGWIYYLAVAPDRQAEGHGRRLVVAAEAWLAAHGAAKVQLMVRDGNPVGEYYASLGYEAQTVTVWGRWLDGDRAVSPSAAPR, encoded by the coding sequence GTGACTCCCGAACTACGTGAGGCGCGTGCGGAGGATGCCTCCGCCGTCGTGAACCTGTGGCAGGCCTGCGGCCTGACCAGGCCGTGGAACGACCCGCACGCCGACTTCGGTGCGGCACTCGCCACACCGGACGCTTGCGTGCTCGTGCTGGCCGACGGCGCAGGGAACCTGTACGGGACCGTGCTCACCGGATATGACGGCCACCGTGGGTGGATTTACTACCTCGCCGTCGCACCCGACCGGCAGGCCGAGGGGCACGGCCGCCGGCTCGTCGTGGCAGCGGAGGCATGGCTGGCCGCCCACGGGGCGGCCAAGGTGCAGCTCATGGTGCGCGACGGCAATCCCGTGGGGGAGTACTACGCGTCACTCGGGTACGAGGCACAGACCGTGACCGTCTGGGGGCGCTGGCTCGACGGTGACCGGGCCGTCAGCCCGTCAGCAGCGCCACGGTGA
- a CDS encoding GuaB3 family IMP dehydrogenase-related protein, producing the protein MSNEIEIGRGKRGRRAYSFDDIAVVPSRRTRDPEEVSIAWQIDAYQVELPVLAAPMDSVMSPETAIQLGELGGIGVLDLEGLWTRYENPTALLEEIAELPADGATARMQEIYAAPIIPELITSRLQEIRAAGVTVAAALSPQRTQEHWRTVVDAGVDLFVIRGTTVSAEHVSGHAEPLNLKRFIYELDVPVIVGGAATYTAALHLMRTGAAGVLVGFGGGAAHTTRQTLGIHAPLASAVADVAAARRDYLDESGGRYVHVIADGGVGRSGDLVKAIGCGADAVMLGAALARAGEAPGQGWHWGPEAHHPQLPRGERVRVGTVGSLEEILLGPGNRADGTLNMFGALRRAMATTGYSDLKEFQRVEVVVSPYSPR; encoded by the coding sequence GTGAGCAACGAGATCGAGATCGGCCGAGGCAAGCGGGGCCGCCGCGCCTACTCCTTCGACGACATCGCCGTGGTGCCGTCCCGGCGTACCCGGGACCCGGAGGAGGTTTCGATCGCCTGGCAGATCGACGCCTATCAGGTGGAGTTGCCGGTGCTGGCCGCACCGATGGACTCGGTGATGAGCCCGGAGACCGCGATCCAGCTCGGCGAGCTGGGCGGGATCGGTGTGCTCGACCTTGAGGGCCTGTGGACCAGGTACGAGAACCCCACCGCGCTGCTCGAAGAGATCGCTGAGCTCCCGGCGGACGGAGCCACGGCACGGATGCAGGAGATCTACGCTGCGCCAATCATCCCCGAGCTGATCACCTCGCGGCTCCAGGAGATCCGCGCGGCTGGGGTCACGGTGGCGGCCGCGCTCTCACCGCAGCGCACGCAGGAACACTGGCGCACCGTGGTGGACGCCGGCGTCGATCTGTTCGTGATCCGCGGCACCACTGTTTCGGCCGAGCACGTCTCCGGTCACGCGGAGCCGCTGAACCTCAAGCGCTTCATCTACGAGCTGGATGTCCCGGTGATCGTGGGTGGGGCAGCCACCTATACGGCAGCGCTGCATCTGATGCGCACCGGTGCCGCCGGCGTACTCGTCGGGTTCGGCGGTGGAGCCGCGCATACGACTCGGCAGACTCTGGGCATTCACGCGCCGCTGGCCAGCGCCGTCGCGGATGTGGCCGCAGCGCGCCGCGACTACCTGGACGAGTCCGGTGGCCGATACGTGCACGTGATCGCCGACGGCGGTGTGGGCCGCAGCGGTGACCTGGTCAAGGCCATCGGTTGCGGGGCTGACGCGGTCATGCTCGGTGCCGCGCTCGCACGCGCTGGGGAGGCTCCGGGTCAGGGGTGGCACTGGGGCCCCGAGGCCCATCACCCCCAACTGCCCCGTGGTGAGCGGGTGCGCGTCGGCACGGTCGGAAGCCTCGAAGAGATCCTGCTCGGACCCGGCAACCGCGCCGACGGCACGCTCAACATGTTCGGTGCGTTGCGCCGGGCGATGGCCACGACCGGGTACTCCGACCTCAAGGAATTCCAGCGTGTGGAAGTCGTGGTCTCGCCCTACTCGCCCCGGTGA